The Pyrococcus kukulkanii genome contains a region encoding:
- a CDS encoding METTL5 family protein translates to MRKKELAIMLSKLKGFRNPKPWLEQYRTPGNAASELLWLAYSLGDIEGKVVADLGAGTGVLTLGALLLGAKKVYAVEVDPEAIEVLKENVEDFDNVEVIVGDVSEFSEKVDTVVMNPPFGSQRKHADRPFLLKAFEVSEVVYSIHLAKPEVRKFIERFSQENNFVISHKVTTEIEIPAQFFFHRKRLERIKVDIYRFIRASQERSF, encoded by the coding sequence ATGAGGAAAAAAGAACTTGCAATTATGCTATCAAAGCTGAAGGGCTTCAGAAACCCTAAGCCCTGGCTGGAGCAGTACAGAACTCCAGGGAATGCGGCATCAGAACTCCTATGGCTTGCATATTCCCTGGGGGATATTGAAGGCAAGGTTGTTGCTGACTTAGGAGCCGGAACTGGAGTTTTAACCCTCGGCGCCCTGTTACTTGGAGCTAAGAAGGTTTATGCCGTTGAAGTTGATCCCGAGGCGATTGAAGTGCTTAAGGAGAACGTTGAGGATTTTGATAATGTTGAGGTGATCGTTGGGGACGTTAGCGAGTTCAGCGAAAAGGTCGATACCGTGGTTATGAATCCCCCCTTTGGAAGCCAGCGGAAGCATGCTGACAGGCCTTTCCTATTGAAGGCGTTTGAAGTATCTGAGGTAGTGTACTCAATTCATCTAGCAAAACCCGAGGTCAGGAAGTTTATAGAGAGGTTCTCCCAGGAAAACAATTTTGTAATAAGTCATAAGGTAACAACTGAAATCGAGATTCCTGCACAGTTCTTCTTCCACAGAAAAAGGCTTGAAAGGATCAAGGTCGATATCTACAGGTTCATACGAGCTTCGCAGGAACGTAGTTTTTAG
- a CDS encoding B12-binding domain-containing radical SAM protein, protein MARIVLSTDETLTSTYHDVPLLDFLGCAPYDKLPKWVFRLLDSQLPDNNGVLTQAPYGLRKIEAALLRCFSRDDVVVAHPRKIEQFIDENTEIVALYEMDPLGLGPVTMMFTNGGQWRSYTSVKFKELVTRINSLRDKKNLKFKLVVGGPGSWQLETRRDERERLRVDHVVIGEAEHVICDIIEGIIEDSADETIFVRGWPKVEEIPTIVGPSYKGLVEVMRGCGRGCRFCEPNLRVARFIPLEKIEEEVRLNINAGIDHAWLHSEDIFLYKVEDRKNFYPNAEAVIELFEMARKYTKHVNPTHGTVAGALAVPGMIEEISRIVEANDNHWIGIQVGMETADPEVIGKLMNNKMKPFSPEEWPWVLLNGTYVFNKNYWFPAYTTILGLPGDNDDAEIMTAQLIITMEKELEEKLGNKAHFTVTPLAFVPMGVLKGEEFYRVDEMITYGQFLHLYYAWKHMAREIVKGLPKVMRGNPFLIPFFPLARLGVRIVLRQIEKWGRKRGFEVKELEPLDIKIEVEEHRWSYKPSLAEAY, encoded by the coding sequence ATGGCGAGGATAGTCCTCAGCACTGATGAGACTTTAACGAGTACTTACCACGACGTTCCGCTCTTGGACTTCCTTGGCTGTGCACCGTACGATAAGCTACCGAAGTGGGTGTTCAGGTTATTAGACAGCCAGTTGCCAGATAACAATGGAGTACTAACCCAAGCTCCCTACGGACTCAGGAAAATTGAAGCCGCTTTGCTGAGGTGTTTTTCAAGGGATGATGTAGTGGTAGCCCATCCCAGGAAGATAGAGCAGTTCATTGATGAAAACACCGAGATAGTGGCCCTCTATGAGATGGATCCCCTCGGCCTAGGGCCAGTAACGATGATGTTCACGAATGGAGGACAGTGGAGGAGTTACACAAGTGTTAAGTTCAAGGAGCTCGTGACCAGAATAAATTCGCTCAGGGATAAGAAGAACCTCAAGTTCAAGTTGGTTGTTGGGGGGCCAGGATCATGGCAACTTGAAACTAGAAGGGATGAGAGGGAGAGACTAAGAGTAGACCACGTGGTCATTGGGGAGGCAGAGCACGTAATATGTGATATAATTGAAGGGATAATTGAAGATTCCGCCGATGAAACGATATTTGTTAGAGGATGGCCAAAAGTTGAGGAGATACCAACTATAGTTGGTCCTTCTTATAAGGGGTTGGTTGAGGTAATGAGAGGATGCGGAAGAGGATGCAGGTTCTGTGAGCCTAATCTTAGGGTTGCACGCTTCATTCCGTTGGAAAAGATAGAGGAAGAGGTAAGATTAAACATAAACGCAGGAATAGATCATGCATGGTTGCATAGTGAGGATATCTTTCTATACAAGGTCGAAGACAGGAAAAACTTCTATCCAAATGCCGAAGCAGTAATCGAGCTGTTTGAGATGGCAAGAAAGTACACTAAGCACGTTAATCCAACGCACGGAACTGTAGCTGGAGCCTTAGCTGTTCCCGGAATGATAGAGGAGATATCAAGGATAGTTGAAGCCAACGATAACCACTGGATTGGCATACAGGTCGGAATGGAAACCGCCGATCCAGAGGTTATTGGAAAGCTCATGAACAACAAGATGAAGCCCTTCTCACCTGAGGAGTGGCCGTGGGTTCTGCTTAATGGAACGTATGTTTTCAACAAGAACTATTGGTTCCCGGCATACACCACCATTCTAGGGCTTCCTGGGGACAATGATGATGCCGAGATCATGACCGCTCAGCTGATAATTACAATGGAGAAAGAGTTGGAGGAAAAGTTAGGAAACAAAGCTCACTTCACGGTTACACCCCTAGCCTTCGTTCCCATGGGCGTTCTGAAGGGCGAAGAATTTTACAGAGTAGATGAAATGATAACCTATGGTCAGTTCCTTCACCTCTACTATGCATGGAAGCACATGGCTAGGGAGATAGTGAAGGGCCTGCCCAAGGTCATGAGGGGTAACCCATTCCTAATTCCATTCTTCCCACTAGCGAGACTCGGGGTTAGGATAGTCCTCAGGCAGATAGAGAAGTGGGGAAGAAAGAGGGGGTTTGAAGTCAAAGAGCTCGAGCCCTTGGATATAAAAATAGAAGTTGAAGAACACAGATGGAGTTACAAGCCAAGCTTAGCTGAAGCATATTAG
- a CDS encoding ferritin-like domain-containing protein codes for MSSALELFMKRAGIKDEVREILKKLAEYSLKDILSYALKGEIDSTELYRFLYEKLPEGYPREKFQEFMKMEENHDRKVMEIFNALFPGEEPSEVHFKTWSQVFKERDYRLETVKDYLDILSIGMDAEQLSEGVYLMLHDLLDDPKHKKMFLKLAEDERYHYEFLKQEHEFYSKIEAEKALKELIKELRKR; via the coding sequence GTGAGCTCTGCGTTAGAGCTTTTCATGAAGAGAGCAGGTATTAAAGATGAAGTTAGAGAGATACTGAAAAAGCTTGCCGAGTATTCCTTAAAAGACATCCTCAGCTATGCCCTTAAGGGAGAAATTGATTCCACAGAGCTTTATCGCTTTCTCTATGAGAAGCTTCCTGAAGGATATCCCAGGGAAAAATTCCAGGAGTTTATGAAAATGGAAGAGAACCATGACAGGAAAGTCATGGAGATATTTAATGCCTTATTCCCCGGAGAAGAACCTTCCGAGGTTCACTTCAAAACGTGGTCCCAAGTGTTCAAGGAGAGAGATTATCGGTTAGAGACCGTAAAAGATTACCTAGATATTCTCTCCATAGGAATGGACGCAGAGCAACTATCAGAAGGAGTTTACCTAATGCTACACGACCTCTTAGATGATCCTAAGCATAAAAAGATGTTTCTCAAGCTTGCCGAAGACGAAAGATATCACTACGAGTTCCTAAAGCAAGAGCACGAGTTTTACTCAAAAATAGAGGCAGAAAAAGCACTAAAAGAGCTTATAAAAGAACTTAGAAAAAGATAA
- a CDS encoding metal-sulfur cluster assembly factor, with the protein MVTKEVVEKAIEEITGKNEIIESLEVENGTVKITFKEKIDDATLLKVYNRIKELEGVKQVEIGFVRQQKSGENAKLTEDMVLEKLKEVIDPEIGIDVVNLGLIYELRINPDNTVYIKMTMTTPGCPLTLWILRAVEEKVLEIPGVKDVEVELTFDPPWTPDRMSDEAKRRLGMI; encoded by the coding sequence TTGGTAACGAAAGAGGTAGTCGAAAAGGCCATTGAAGAAATAACTGGAAAGAATGAGATAATCGAAAGCTTAGAAGTTGAAAATGGAACAGTTAAAATAACCTTTAAAGAAAAAATAGATGATGCAACACTTTTGAAAGTTTACAACAGGATAAAAGAGCTTGAAGGTGTTAAGCAGGTTGAGATTGGGTTTGTAAGGCAGCAGAAAAGTGGAGAAAATGCTAAGCTAACTGAAGATATGGTTTTGGAAAAGTTAAAAGAAGTCATTGACCCTGAGATCGGAATTGACGTTGTTAATTTAGGGTTGATATATGAACTAAGGATAAACCCCGACAATACTGTTTATATCAAGATGACGATGACTACCCCAGGATGTCCCCTTACCCTTTGGATCTTAAGGGCAGTCGAGGAGAAAGTCCTAGAGATTCCGGGGGTAAAGGATGTTGAAGTTGAGCTTACTTTTGACCCACCTTGGACACCAGACAGGATGAGTGATGAAGCTAAGAGAAGGCTTGGCATGATTTGA
- a CDS encoding phosphoenolpyruvate carboxykinase (GTP), which translates to MKNALERLENLLEKEQFEKIKEIDNPYLHEFLAEWIEWLQPSKVFVCTDSPEDEEYVRWKALYYGEEKMLEMPRHTVHYDNYYDQARDKANTKLLVPKGVTLPFLNTMDREEGLREIREIMKGIMRGKELFICFFVLGPKNSVFTIPAVQLTDSAYVAHSEFLLYRKGYEEFVRMGPTRNFLKFVHSAGELDERKTSKNLDKRRIYIDLVDETVYSANTQYGGNTIGLKKLAFRLTIQRAVREGWLSEHMFLMRVNGPNGRKTYFTGAYPSMCGKTSTAMIPWENIVGDDLVFIKNLDGKARAVNVEIGVFGIIEGINEKDDPIIWKVLHSPVEIIFSNVLVKDGKPYWNGMGIPIPDEGENHSGKWWRGKKDKEGKEIPPSHKNARFTVRLEAFPNLDKEALENPCGVEVGGMIFGGRDPDTWPPVREAFNWQHGVITMGASLESETTAATLGKEGVRAFNPMSILDFLSVHIGDYIRNYLEFGRKLKKTPKIFAVNYFLRENGQWLNEKLDKAVWLKWMELRVHDDVGAIETPIGYIPKYEDLKTLFKQVLNKEYTKEDYEKQFKIRIPELLAKIDRIWKIYEPIDNIPEELFKELEAEKERLVKAREKYGDYISPFTLLKS; encoded by the coding sequence ATGAAGAACGCTCTTGAAAGGCTTGAAAATCTTCTTGAGAAAGAGCAGTTTGAGAAAATCAAGGAGATAGACAACCCTTATCTTCACGAGTTCTTGGCGGAATGGATCGAGTGGCTTCAGCCAAGCAAAGTCTTTGTCTGTACTGATTCACCCGAAGATGAAGAATATGTCCGCTGGAAAGCCCTCTATTATGGAGAGGAAAAGATGCTTGAAATGCCCCGACATACCGTCCATTACGACAACTACTATGACCAAGCAAGAGACAAAGCAAACACTAAGCTCTTGGTTCCTAAAGGAGTTACATTACCATTCCTTAACACGATGGATAGAGAGGAAGGGCTCAGAGAAATCAGGGAGATAATGAAAGGGATAATGAGAGGCAAAGAACTGTTTATATGCTTCTTCGTGCTCGGTCCAAAGAATTCGGTCTTTACAATTCCCGCAGTTCAGTTAACAGACTCAGCTTACGTTGCTCACTCTGAATTCCTGCTGTACAGGAAGGGCTATGAAGAGTTCGTGAGGATGGGACCAACGAGGAACTTCTTAAAGTTCGTTCACTCAGCTGGAGAGCTTGATGAGAGAAAGACAAGTAAAAACCTTGACAAGAGGAGGATATACATAGACCTAGTTGATGAAACAGTATATTCAGCAAACACCCAGTATGGTGGGAACACCATAGGCTTGAAAAAGTTAGCATTTAGACTTACAATTCAAAGGGCAGTCAGGGAAGGATGGCTAAGCGAGCACATGTTCCTGATGAGGGTGAACGGCCCGAACGGTAGAAAGACTTACTTCACAGGAGCTTATCCAAGCATGTGTGGAAAGACATCAACGGCAATGATACCTTGGGAGAACATAGTCGGTGACGATCTTGTCTTTATAAAGAATCTCGATGGAAAGGCTAGGGCAGTAAACGTTGAAATTGGAGTCTTTGGAATAATAGAAGGAATAAATGAGAAAGATGATCCAATTATATGGAAAGTTCTCCACTCTCCAGTTGAGATAATATTCTCTAATGTTCTCGTTAAGGACGGAAAGCCTTACTGGAATGGAATGGGCATTCCAATACCTGATGAAGGCGAAAATCACAGCGGAAAATGGTGGCGTGGAAAGAAAGACAAAGAGGGTAAGGAGATACCGCCAAGCCACAAGAACGCAAGATTTACCGTTAGACTAGAAGCATTTCCGAACCTCGACAAGGAAGCCTTGGAGAATCCATGCGGAGTTGAGGTCGGCGGAATGATATTCGGCGGTAGGGATCCCGATACATGGCCGCCGGTTAGGGAGGCCTTCAACTGGCAGCATGGAGTAATAACGATGGGAGCTTCGCTTGAGAGCGAGACTACAGCGGCAACCCTCGGCAAAGAGGGAGTTAGGGCCTTCAATCCAATGTCAATCCTTGACTTCTTGAGCGTCCACATAGGAGATTACATTAGGAACTACCTTGAGTTCGGAAGGAAGCTAAAGAAGACTCCAAAGATATTCGCGGTGAACTATTTCCTCAGGGAAAACGGTCAATGGCTCAATGAAAAGCTTGACAAGGCAGTGTGGCTCAAGTGGATGGAGCTCAGGGTTCATGATGATGTTGGAGCTATTGAAACCCCGATAGGGTACATTCCAAAATACGAGGATCTTAAGACTCTCTTTAAGCAAGTCCTCAACAAAGAGTATACCAAGGAGGATTACGAGAAACAGTTCAAGATTAGAATTCCAGAATTGCTAGCAAAGATAGACAGGATATGGAAGATCTATGAGCCAATAGATAACATTCCGGAGGAACTCTTTAAGGAGCTTGAAGCGGAAAAAGAGAGGTTAGTAAAGGCAAGAGAGAAATATGGGGATTACATAAGTCCTTTCACATTACTCAAGAGTTAA
- a CDS encoding DUF58 domain-containing protein codes for MKRELYIWTLVFLGILHSYLIGDVLPAIFAFTLFLYMYYSKVTFNPNVTVRINNNNLVSTEEGKEIEIPVLFMGRGIINAEFKGDYIISEKVRLRVEGQRNAKIKVKPIKKGIYDLRLKVKIEDFLGLQIQEKIFPGVRIEVVPSVDSIREAAKEEYRLRLKERYKKGIVGTESLDFHGLREYIPGDDIKKIDWKASARLKKLIIREFLKEKDSEVYIVLDQSREMRKGKIDYASALALYIATMLIRNGYYVGLIKYWEGGYKRIPPGRGEGHLNKIRMEIKYKRERGILSLRAEIGKVSTRALNFLRKSFRKKKGIWEALLEIKTPSYIVIISDLTSQTSRLYALLSMIRKKHRIIILSPNPVLFYQGDLNEETLRKLYKRMKEREKIIRKFNSLAPTIDLGPSDYGKEVLRVIE; via the coding sequence ATGAAAAGGGAACTTTATATCTGGACACTCGTGTTCCTTGGAATCCTCCATTCATACCTCATAGGAGATGTATTGCCTGCAATTTTTGCATTTACATTGTTTCTATACATGTACTACTCAAAGGTAACGTTCAACCCAAATGTTACGGTTAGGATCAATAATAATAATCTAGTATCTACAGAGGAAGGGAAAGAAATTGAGATTCCCGTTCTCTTCATGGGAAGAGGAATAATAAATGCGGAATTTAAGGGAGATTATATAATCAGCGAAAAAGTTCGACTAAGAGTAGAAGGACAGAGAAATGCAAAAATTAAAGTCAAACCAATAAAAAAAGGTATATATGATCTCCGCCTTAAGGTAAAAATAGAGGATTTCCTGGGTTTACAAATTCAAGAAAAGATATTTCCTGGAGTTAGAATTGAAGTAGTTCCTTCTGTAGACTCAATAAGAGAAGCTGCAAAAGAGGAGTACAGACTTAGACTAAAGGAGAGGTATAAAAAAGGAATCGTAGGAACCGAGAGTCTTGACTTCCACGGTCTTAGGGAATATATTCCAGGAGACGATATTAAGAAAATTGACTGGAAGGCTTCAGCTAGGCTAAAGAAGCTCATAATAAGAGAATTCTTAAAGGAAAAAGATAGTGAAGTTTACATAGTCTTAGATCAAAGTAGAGAAATGAGAAAAGGAAAAATTGACTATGCATCAGCGCTAGCCCTGTACATAGCAACGATGTTAATTCGGAACGGATACTATGTTGGCCTAATAAAATACTGGGAAGGTGGATATAAGAGAATCCCTCCAGGAAGGGGGGAAGGTCATCTTAACAAGATAAGAATGGAGATAAAATACAAGAGAGAAAGAGGTATCCTTAGTTTGAGAGCGGAGATAGGAAAGGTAAGTACAAGAGCCCTAAATTTCCTTAGAAAATCCTTTAGAAAAAAGAAAGGCATATGGGAAGCTCTTCTTGAAATAAAAACACCCTCATACATAGTTATAATTTCCGACCTAACGAGTCAAACATCGCGACTTTATGCTCTACTATCCATGATTAGAAAGAAGCATAGAATAATAATACTATCCCCAAACCCCGTTCTATTTTACCAAGGAGATCTTAATGAAGAAACACTAAGAAAGCTCTACAAGAGAATGAAAGAGAGAGAAAAGATAATTAGGAAGTTTAATTCCCTTGCCCCAACGATAGATCTAGGACCAAGTGACTATGGAAAAGAAGTTCTCAGGGTGATAGAATGA
- a CDS encoding AAA family ATPase — protein sequence MDGRKLLSILKKEIHKAVVGKDEVIELLTIALLAEGHVIIEGIPGVAKTTIAKSFAQALGLKFSRIQLTPDLLPADILGTVYYDQTDGLWKIKKGPIFANIVLADEINRAQPKTQSALLEAMQERQVTIEGKTYKLDRPFLVIATKNPLEFEGVYNLPEAQIDRFMMEIKVGYPDKEEELEMLRRKDRGEFSEVKTVFTKAQILTAMEETKKVKVSEEVLRYLYEIVTRTRTDERLLIGASPRASEHLLYASKAKAFLEGRDYVIPDDVKSLAVPILAHRLMVKAEYEVEGVKGETVVREIIEEVEVPI from the coding sequence ATGGACGGAAGAAAGCTCCTGAGTATCCTTAAAAAGGAAATACACAAAGCTGTCGTTGGAAAAGATGAAGTCATAGAGCTATTAACAATAGCATTATTAGCGGAAGGGCATGTAATAATCGAAGGGATCCCTGGGGTTGCAAAAACTACAATAGCCAAGAGCTTTGCACAAGCCCTTGGTTTAAAATTCTCAAGGATCCAGTTGACACCTGATTTGTTACCGGCTGACATATTGGGAACAGTATATTATGACCAGACAGATGGACTTTGGAAAATAAAGAAGGGCCCAATTTTTGCAAATATTGTGTTAGCAGATGAGATAAATAGGGCCCAACCAAAGACACAGTCCGCGCTCTTAGAGGCAATGCAAGAGAGACAAGTTACAATTGAAGGAAAAACATACAAGCTTGACAGACCTTTCTTGGTTATAGCGACAAAGAACCCCCTAGAGTTTGAAGGAGTGTATAATTTACCTGAGGCCCAAATTGATAGGTTTATGATGGAAATTAAGGTAGGATATCCAGATAAAGAGGAAGAGCTTGAGATGCTTAGGAGGAAGGATAGAGGAGAATTCAGCGAGGTTAAAACAGTATTTACAAAGGCTCAGATATTAACAGCCATGGAAGAGACAAAAAAAGTAAAGGTTAGTGAGGAAGTGTTAAGGTATCTCTACGAGATAGTTACAAGAACGAGAACAGATGAAAGACTTCTAATTGGAGCATCCCCTAGAGCATCAGAGCATCTCCTCTACGCATCAAAGGCGAAAGCATTCCTTGAAGGAAGAGACTATGTTATCCCAGATGACGTTAAGAGCTTAGCAGTTCCCATTCTCGCCCACAGGTTGATGGTTAAAGCAGAATATGAGGTTGAGGGAGTGAAAGGAGAAACTGTTGTAAGGGAGATAATAGAAGAGGTAGAGGTGCCCATATGA
- a CDS encoding DUF4350 domain-containing protein: MKRAFYFTLLAIGIAMLIMPISIPVFLTNAEFSVFNVGWNGCSEFAKLLHKNGDIIPVFSPFNSYNLGDKKGTLIIIGPDMSYSQLEIREIKKFLDNGGTLILIDDFGTGNQILKGLNLSARFSSKMPKEVFYIKSPYFPVIVRIKDPKISANVSKVVLNMPSVIIGANGSMFTSKITLLGRNFREYPIMTELKYGKGKIILFSDPSVFINDMMKFNTGFVNVFVSLYVRYPVYIDEAHHSNMNFYQTGTLVIRRSLDREKAFYVTAFVGVIILFIESGLVFRTLEGILRITLKVSERLFGEEKESIQDIIKRLEEEGYDGRVLNRIVSEINRWSKWTEESS, from the coding sequence ATGAAGAGGGCGTTTTACTTTACCCTACTAGCAATTGGAATAGCAATGTTAATAATGCCAATCTCTATTCCCGTATTCCTTACAAATGCGGAGTTTAGCGTATTTAATGTCGGATGGAATGGATGTTCCGAATTTGCTAAACTTTTACACAAAAATGGAGATATTATACCCGTTTTTTCCCCATTTAACTCCTACAATCTTGGGGATAAGAAAGGAACACTGATCATTATAGGCCCTGATATGAGTTATTCCCAGCTAGAGATAAGAGAAATCAAGAAGTTCCTGGATAACGGCGGAACCCTTATATTGATTGATGATTTTGGTACAGGTAATCAGATATTGAAGGGACTTAATCTCTCCGCAAGATTCTCATCAAAAATGCCAAAAGAAGTGTTCTATATCAAAAGTCCTTACTTTCCCGTGATAGTGAGGATCAAAGACCCAAAGATAAGTGCCAACGTAAGTAAAGTTGTGCTAAATATGCCCTCCGTGATTATTGGAGCTAATGGATCTATGTTTACAAGTAAAATAACTCTTCTTGGGAGAAACTTCAGAGAATACCCGATAATGACAGAGCTTAAATATGGAAAAGGAAAGATAATCTTGTTCTCAGATCCCAGCGTCTTTATAAATGATATGATGAAATTTAACACGGGCTTCGTGAATGTTTTTGTGTCCCTTTATGTAAGGTACCCTGTGTATATAGATGAGGCCCACCATTCTAATATGAATTTCTATCAAACAGGAACCTTAGTAATTAGGAGATCTCTAGATAGAGAAAAGGCTTTCTATGTTACGGCCTTTGTTGGAGTTATCATTTTGTTTATAGAAAGCGGACTCGTCTTCAGAACGCTTGAAGGCATCCTTAGAATTACGCTAAAAGTGTCAGAGAGACTGTTTGGAGAGGAAAAAGAAAGCATTCAGGATATTATAAAGAGGCTTGAAGAAGAAGGATACGATGGTAGGGTGCTAAACAGAATAGTAAGCGAAATTAATAGGTGGTCAAAATGGACGGAAGAAAGCTCCTGA